In a genomic window of Halobiforma lacisalsi AJ5:
- a CDS encoding alpha hydrolase, with translation MDLGLLYSGGKDSTLAALLLEDFYDVTLTTAHFGISDDWEHARETADDLGFDFRRLELDPDVAYEAVDRIREDGFPRNGIQHVHQHALEELAAAEFAAIADGTRRDDRVPTVSRAQAQSLEDRHDVDYIAPLSGFGRGAVDRLVDTHLEVTVGPSEEIRRADYEAELRAIIAEEDGREAVRDFFPDHEQTYVTGVR, from the coding sequence ATGGACCTCGGCTTGCTCTACAGCGGCGGGAAGGATTCGACGCTCGCGGCGCTTCTCCTCGAGGACTTCTACGACGTGACCCTGACGACGGCCCACTTCGGCATCAGCGACGACTGGGAGCACGCCCGCGAGACCGCCGACGACCTCGGGTTCGACTTCCGACGTCTGGAACTCGATCCGGACGTCGCCTACGAGGCCGTCGACCGCATCCGGGAGGACGGCTTCCCCCGGAACGGCATCCAGCACGTCCACCAGCACGCGCTCGAGGAACTCGCGGCCGCGGAGTTCGCCGCCATCGCGGACGGGACCCGACGCGACGACCGCGTGCCGACCGTCTCCCGCGCACAGGCACAGAGCCTCGAGGATCGACACGACGTCGACTACATCGCACCCCTCTCGGGATTCGGCCGCGGCGCGGTCGACCGCCTGGTCGACACCCACCTCGAGGTGACGGTCGGCCCCAGCGAGGAGATCCGCCGGGCCGACTACGAGGCCGAACTACGGGCGATCATCGCCGAGGAAGACGGCCGCGAGGCGGTCCGGGATTTCTTCCCGGATCACGAGCAGACGTACGTGACCGGAGTGCGATAA
- a CDS encoding HAD family hydrolase: MTATVYFDLDGTLLEYTRPFDQLFERTLPDGVDATESMVKTYSDRVLAALDDLEDDPYERAFAAVCREYDVPGDPAALADEYVETEVAATRVPETTRRLVELVARDHRAGVLTNGDGRMQRRKLTAHGLDDLVESVVVSNEFGARKPASEIFEHAKAELPAETFVYVGDTFEEDIVPARECGFETVYVGDDVRTEATLTVADLDDLAAVLRPLLDGTISS; encoded by the coding sequence GTGACAGCGACCGTGTATTTCGACCTCGATGGAACGCTGCTCGAGTACACGCGCCCGTTCGACCAGCTGTTCGAGCGGACGCTGCCCGACGGGGTCGATGCGACCGAATCGATGGTGAAGACCTACTCCGACCGGGTGCTCGCCGCCCTGGACGACCTCGAGGACGATCCCTACGAGCGGGCGTTCGCCGCCGTTTGTCGCGAGTACGACGTGCCGGGTGATCCCGCGGCGCTCGCGGACGAATACGTCGAGACCGAGGTCGCCGCGACCCGGGTCCCCGAAACGACGCGTCGACTCGTCGAACTCGTCGCCCGGGATCACCGCGCCGGAGTTCTCACGAACGGCGACGGGCGGATGCAGCGGCGCAAACTCACAGCGCACGGACTCGACGACCTCGTCGAGTCGGTCGTCGTCTCGAACGAGTTCGGCGCTCGCAAGCCGGCGAGCGAAATTTTCGAGCACGCGAAGGCGGAACTTCCCGCTGAAACGTTCGTCTACGTCGGCGACACCTTCGAGGAGGACATCGTTCCCGCTCGAGAGTGTGGGTTCGAAACGGTGTACGTCGGCGACGACGTTCGCACGGAAGCGACACTGACGGTGGCCGATCTCGACGATCTGGCCGCAGTGTTGCGTCCCCTACTGGACGGGACGATCAGTTCCTGA
- a CDS encoding S49 family peptidase gives MSGYLDAVRNLLGTIARSYVTIVLIALLVGAAVAPVAWGATSEPDGTVAVIEMDSSITERSAEAVTDDLREARQNESIDAVVLAVDSPGGGVTASESLYLAVERTAQEMPVVTSIQSVGASGGYYMSAPSDEIYVNPSSTVGSIGVRATHIDSSSPDREITTGPDKSGMTREQVKQRAEKMKQTFIGSVVEHRGDELDLSETELAYANVYIGVEAVDNGLADEIGDTDVAIGAAAERAGLNDYEVVELSDDRTLGLPILFEGGEDGDPVVVDEPHDHPQTFGDYGGVETPAFLAVWGSVEGESGTVVDTAESDAATQIADGNGNGNGDADTDGGERP, from the coding sequence ATGAGTGGATATCTAGACGCCGTCCGGAACCTGCTCGGGACGATCGCGCGGTCGTACGTGACGATCGTCCTGATCGCCCTCCTCGTCGGAGCCGCCGTCGCTCCGGTTGCCTGGGGGGCGACGAGCGAACCCGACGGCACGGTTGCAGTGATCGAGATGGACAGTTCGATAACTGAACGGAGCGCTGAAGCAGTGACGGACGACTTGCGGGAAGCGCGACAGAACGAATCGATCGACGCCGTGGTCCTGGCCGTCGACAGTCCCGGCGGCGGGGTCACGGCCAGTGAGAGTCTCTACCTGGCGGTCGAGCGAACCGCCCAGGAGATGCCAGTCGTCACGAGCATCCAGTCCGTGGGTGCGTCGGGCGGGTACTACATGAGCGCCCCCAGCGACGAAATCTACGTCAACCCGAGTTCGACCGTCGGAAGCATCGGCGTGCGTGCGACCCACATCGATTCTTCGTCCCCTGACCGGGAGATCACGACGGGTCCGGACAAATCCGGGATGACGAGAGAACAGGTCAAACAGCGGGCCGAGAAGATGAAACAGACGTTCATCGGCTCGGTGGTCGAACACCGCGGCGACGAACTCGACCTCTCCGAGACGGAACTCGCGTACGCGAACGTCTACATCGGCGTCGAAGCCGTCGACAACGGACTCGCGGACGAGATCGGTGACACGGACGTCGCGATCGGAGCGGCCGCCGAACGGGCCGGACTGAACGATTACGAGGTCGTCGAACTGAGCGACGATCGGACGCTCGGACTGCCGATCCTCTTCGAGGGTGGCGAAGACGGCGACCCAGTCGTCGTCGACGAACCGCACGACCACCCCCAGACGTTCGGCGACTACGGCGGCGTCGAGACACCCGCGTTCCTCGCTGTGTGGGGTTCGGTCGAGGGCGAGAGCGGGACGGTCGTCGATACGGCCGAATCCGATGCCGCCACGCAGATCGCAGACGGAAACGGAAACGGAAACGGAGACGCCGATACCGACGGAGGTGAACGACCATGA
- the hisS gene encoding histidine--tRNA ligase, with product MYDRIKGFRDFYPEEMAARRETIDTLEDTAREYGFREIGTPALERAEMWTDKSGDEIVEELYAFEDQGGRHVTLTPELTPTVARMVVAKQQELSKPIKWFSTRPFWRYEQVQQGRQREFYQTNVDIFGSAEPEADAEILAWAADALTNLGLTGEHFEFRISHRDILGGVLETYDADVDTIEAIRAVDKSEKISTAEYHDLLVEAGLDYDQAAEFDDLVAGGDLEEVKAFAETERVTDAVENLQNVLAATEDFGAREHCTISLETARGLDYYTGVVFECFDSTGEVSRAIFGGGRYDDLIEGFGGQPTPAVGVAPGLAPLTLLLQRAGVWPDEELTTDYYVLQIGDTRTEAARVTQTLRDRGHVVETDVAGRSFGAQLDYADSINAETVVIVGEQDLANDELTIKDMETGDQTQVPVDEFPGERDRPTFDDFA from the coding sequence ATGTACGACCGAATCAAGGGCTTTCGTGATTTCTACCCCGAGGAGATGGCCGCTCGTCGGGAGACCATCGATACCCTCGAGGATACCGCCCGTGAGTACGGCTTCCGCGAGATCGGGACGCCCGCTCTGGAGCGCGCGGAGATGTGGACAGACAAGAGCGGCGACGAGATCGTCGAGGAACTGTACGCGTTCGAGGACCAGGGTGGCCGCCACGTCACGCTGACGCCGGAACTCACGCCGACCGTCGCGCGGATGGTCGTCGCCAAACAGCAGGAACTCTCGAAGCCGATCAAGTGGTTCTCCACGCGGCCGTTCTGGCGCTACGAGCAGGTCCAGCAGGGCCGCCAGCGCGAGTTCTACCAGACCAACGTTGACATCTTCGGCTCGGCCGAACCCGAGGCCGACGCCGAGATCCTGGCGTGGGCCGCCGACGCCCTGACGAACCTCGGGCTCACGGGCGAGCACTTCGAGTTCCGCATCTCCCACCGCGATATCCTGGGTGGCGTTCTCGAGACCTACGATGCTGACGTCGACACTATCGAAGCGATTCGGGCCGTCGACAAGTCAGAGAAGATCTCGACTGCAGAGTACCACGACCTGCTCGTCGAGGCCGGCCTCGACTACGATCAGGCGGCCGAGTTCGACGACCTCGTCGCCGGCGGGGACCTAGAGGAGGTCAAGGCCTTCGCCGAGACCGAACGGGTGACCGACGCGGTCGAGAACCTCCAGAACGTGCTTGCTGCCACCGAGGACTTCGGCGCGCGCGAGCACTGTACGATCTCGCTCGAGACCGCCCGTGGTCTGGACTACTACACGGGCGTCGTCTTCGAGTGTTTCGACTCGACGGGCGAAGTTTCGCGGGCGATCTTCGGCGGCGGCCGGTACGACGACCTGATCGAGGGGTTCGGCGGCCAGCCCACTCCTGCGGTCGGCGTCGCACCTGGACTCGCACCGCTGACGCTGCTCCTCCAGCGGGCGGGTGTCTGGCCCGACGAGGAGTTGACGACCGACTATTACGTCCTCCAGATCGGCGATACCCGCACGGAAGCCGCCCGGGTTACCCAGACGCTGCGCGACCGCGGTCACGTCGTCGAGACCGACGTCGCGGGCCGGTCGTTCGGCGCGCAACTCGATTACGCGGACTCGATCAACGCCGAGACGGTCGTCATCGTCGGCGAACAGGACCTGGCGAACGACGAACTAACGATCAAAGACATGGAAACGGGCGACCAGACACAGGTCCCCGTCGACGAGTTCCCCGGCGAGCGCGACCGTCCGACGTTCGACGATTTCGCCTGA